The proteins below come from a single Phocoena sinus isolate mPhoSin1 chromosome 2, mPhoSin1.pri, whole genome shotgun sequence genomic window:
- the GPX2 gene encoding glutathione peroxidase 2 yields the protein MAYVAKSFYDLSAISLDGEKVDFNTFRGRAVLIENVASLUGTTTRDFTQLNELQCRFPRRLVVLGFPCNQFGHQENCQNEEILNSLKYVRPGGGFQPTFTLIQKCDVNGQNEHPVFTYLKDKLPYPYDDPFSLMTDPKFIIWSPVHRSDVSWNFEKFLVGPEGEPFRRYSRTFPTINIEPDIKRLLKVAI from the exons ATGGCTTACGTTGCCAAGTCCTTCTACGACCTCAGTGCTATCAGCCTAGACGGGGAGAAGGTAGATTTCAATACATTCCGAGGCAGGGCAGTGCTGATTGAGAACGTGGCCTCGCTCTGAGGCACAACCACCCGGGACTTCACCCAACTCAACGAGCTGCAATGCCGCTTTCCCAGGCGCCTGGtggttctgggcttcccttgCAACCAATTTGGACATCAG GAGAACTGTCAGAATGAGGAGATCCTGAACAGCCTCAAGTACGTCCGCCCTGGGGGTGGATTCCAGCCCACCTTTACCCTTATCCAGAAGTGCGATGTGAATGGTCAGAATGAGCATCCTGTCTTCACCTACCTGAAGGATAAGCTCCCCTACCCTTACGACGACCCGTTTTCCCTCATGACCGATCCCAAGTTCATCATTTGGAGCCCTGTGCACCGCTCAGATGTGTCTTGGAACTTTGAGAAGTTCCTCGTCGGGCCAGAGGGGGAGCCCTTCCGACGCTACAGCCGCACCTTCCCGACCATCAACATCGAGCCTGACATCAAGCGCCTCCTCAAAGTTGCCATATAA